ACAGCACGCGCGTCAACGCCTCGACGCGGCAGACGACGCTCGCGTTCGGCACGCCGATCAAGGTGTTCGGCTTCTCGATCGGCCTGCCCGTCAACTTCACCGAGAACGTCACGAACGCCCCGCAGCGACTCCCGGTGTTCGCGAACATCAACGACTCGACGACGCGCCAGTACCGCGTCTTCAACCAGACCTTCACGTCGTCGTTCGACGTCTCGCCGAGCATCTCGCTGCCCTCGCTGTTTCAGGGCACGTGGAATTTGTCGCCGAACGTGAACCTGGTGAACGTCGACCAGGGCGGGCTCCTGTTCCGGTCGCAGTACAGCGGCGGCAAGTACGTCACGGCGGCCAAGCGGCTGACCTACGGCCTGACCGCGGCGCCAACCCTCTACGCGTTCATCCACGGGTTCGGCGCGGTCGAGCGGTTCCGGAACTCGATCAACCCGACCCTCACGTACTCGTTCTCGCCGAAGGCGACGGTGAGCGACGAGTACCTGCGCGCGACCGGCGCGACGCGCCAGGGGTACCTCGGCGCGCTGAAGCAGAACCGCATCACGCTCGGCTTCTCGACCAACCTCGAAGCCAAGCTGCGCGCGCGCCCCGCCAAGCCCGCCGCCGGCGACACCGCCGCGGGATTTGCGACGACGGGCCGCTCGGCGGGCGCATCGCCGACGTCGCCGCTGCCGCCCGACAGCACGACGCGACTCGCCGCCTTCCCGGGCCCGCAGGTCCCGAACGCGCCGATCCTCTCGACCGGTGGCGGCTCGACGAACGACGAGCGTCGCGTCCTCAAGGTGGTCTCGCTGAACTTTTCGTCGCTCAGCTACGACTTCGTGCGCAAGGACAGCACCGGGCGCGGGTTCGTCGATCCGACGTTCAGCTACTCGGCGACGTCCGATCTGCTCCCCGGCTTCAGCCTGCGGTCCGACTACTCGCTCTACCTCGGCGACCCGACGAGCGACACCGCGCGATTCAAACCGTACCGCACAGGCACGAGCGTCACCTTCCAGCTCGACCGCAACAGCGGACTGTTCGGCGTCCTCTCGCGGCTGTTCGGCATCAAGAACGGCCGCAACACGACCCCGACGCCGTCCCCGACGCAAACGGCGCCGGGGGACGTCGCGGGCGGCGACCCGGAGTTCGCGCGCCAGGCGGCCGCGTCGCGGGTCGCCGGGAGCCGCGGGTACGACGCGCGGAACGCCATCGTTCCACAACAGTTCACGCTCGGCGTCACGTACACCGAGTCGCGGCAGCGCCCGGACATCCGCGGTGGGACGACGATCGCGAACCCGTACACACAATGCTCGGGCTTCGCCGCGGGCCAGGAGTTCTTGCAGTCGCTGTGCATCGCGCAGGCGCAGACCACCGGCCTCGGCAACACGACGCAGCTCACCTCGTCGGTCCGCGGGTCGGCGATCTACATCACCCCGCCGCAACAGTCGCTGAGCGTGAACTCGGCGTTCCACATCACCCAGAAGTGGGGCGCGGGGTGGAACACGATCTACGACGTGTACCGCAAGCAGTTCGCGAGCAACAGCGTGCAGCTGCAGCGCGAGCTACACGACTGGCGCGCGAACTTCAACTTCACGCAATCGCCCAACGGCAACTTCGCGTTCTCGTTCGCGATCGCGCTCAAGGCGGAGCCGGACCTCAAGTTCGACTACAACCGGCAGACGGTGCGCTCGGCGCAACCCTGACATAGGGCGGCGCGTCGGGACGACGCCTCGACTACACTGCGCCGCATGCTTTCGGCCCGCTTCAAGCCGCACCACGTTCCGCTCTTCCTCGCGAAGTACGCGTATCTCAAGGCCCGCCGCCGCCCCGTCCTCGTCCACTTCGAGGTCACGGAGCGGTGCAACGCGCGGTGCGGCTTCTGCGACTACTGGAAGACGCCGGCCGACGCCCGCGCGCACGAACTCGCGAGTTTCGTCGACGCCGCGCGCGCGTTCAACCCGATGCTCGTGACCTGGACCGGCGGCGAGCCGCTGCTCCGCCGCGATCTCGAGTCGCTCGTCGCCGGCGTGAGTGCGGCCGTCCGCCTCAAGTACGTCACCCTCATCACGCACGGCGGCCTGCTCACCGTCGAACGCGCGCGCTCGCTCTGGAACGCCGGCGTCCACCAGTTCAACATCTCGCTCGACTACCTCGACGAGCGGCACGACCGCGCACGTGGAATTCCTGGGCTCTCGGCGAAGATCCTTAGCACCGTGCCCGCGTTGCGCGCCGCCGGGATCGACAACGTCCGCTTCAACACCGTCATCAAGGACGACAACCTCGGCGAGATTCTACCGATCGTTCGGACGGCCGAGGCGCTCGGGTGTGGGGTCAACCTGAGCGTCTACACCGACGCGAAGAACGGAAACCGCGCGCATCTCGTCCCGCACGACCGCTACGAAGCGGTGGACGCACTCGCCGTCGAGTTGTTGGCGTTCAAACGGCGGCGCCGCGGCGTGATCACCAACTCCGATCATTATCTCGAACAGCTGCCGCGGTACGTGCGCGGTGAGATGACCGAACCGTGCCGGTCCGGCCGCGACACCATCCATATCAACCCGACGGGCCACGTCCGCCGCTGTCCGGACTTCCCGGCAGACGGGCACTGGTCGACGTACCGCGGTTACGAGCCGATCGCGTGCAACGCGTGCTACTACGCGTGTCGCGGCGAGGCGCAGGCGCCCCTTCGGCTGTCGCGGATCGCGGACGTCATGGGAACGACGGCGCGCCCAGTGTGACGGGCGCGCGGATCGCGGCGCTGATCGTGCGGCGCGCCCCACGTGGTGACCCGGCCACAGCACGGCGCGCTGACGTTTTCCCACGCAGCGCGTCCTCCCGAGGACGGGCGTGTGAGGCCGCGCGGGAACGACGGCCGCGCTGTCGGCGCTCATCCCGTGCCGCGCGACGTCGGTGGCGGGCGGAGTCCCGGGGCGACTCGCTTGTCCGTGATTTCTGCGAGGGGTAGTATTCGCGGCGCCCGCCCCCGACGCCGCGGTGCCCCTCCTCCCTCGGAGCTCCGCACCCGGTGATGTCCGCTCTCGCGAAGATCAAGAAGACTGCGGCCCAGCACGAACACGACCGGCAGTACGACAAGGCGCTGGCGCAGTACGCCCGCCTGCTCGACGGCGGTACGGGTTCGGACGAGGAGGTCGACGTCACCCTTTATAACCGTGCGGGCGACCTCGCGTTGCGGGCCGGCGACGTACCGCGGGCGGTCACCTACTTCGAGCGGGCGATCGATCTGTACGCGGCGGGCGGATTCCTCAACAACGCCGTCGCGCTCGCCGTGAAGGTGCTGCGCCACGCGCCGGGGCACCTCGCCGCCCATCACACGCTCGGCGTGCTGTACGGCCGGAAGGGGTTCCGGGCCGAAGCGCGGCAACACCTGGCCGACTACGCCGCGCAGATGCAGCGCGCCCGACGCGACGAGGAGGTCCGCCGAACGCTGACCGAACTGGCGGCGCTCGGCACCGCGCACGACGACGTGATCGCGGTGCGCGAGTTGCTGACCGCCCGCGCCGCCGGTCCGGACGACGCGGGCGCCCTGGTTCGTGTGTTCGACGACGTGCTCGGGCCTGCGGCGGACGATCGCGTGGCAACTGAGGTCGACGCGCGCGCGACGCCGGCAAGTGCCGCCCTTCCCCTGTCGGAGCTGATCGAGTTCGAGGTGCGCGGGCCGCGGTTTGCCCCGATCGCGGCGGATACCGCGCCCGCGATCGTGCGCTGGACGACTGCGTTGCCGGGCGACCCGTCCCCGCTGCGCGTGTCCGCGCTCGGCGGATCGATTCCCGCGCCGATCTCCGAATTCGACCTGGTCGCGCCCGAGCCGGCCGGCGCCGAACTCCGCTTCACGAGCACCGAGGTGCTCGACAGCCCGTCATTCGAGGTCTCGACCGTCGACCTCGCCGATCCCGCCGTCGACCTCGCCCACCTCGACATCCCGACCTTCGAGCTGCCGGCCGTCGACGACACCGCGTTCGAGGTGCCCACGTTTGTCCTGCCGGCGCCCGACCATGCGGTTGTCCAACGGCCCGTGATGCCGGCCGCAGAGCTCGCAACGTCGATGCGTGCCGACGACGAACCGACCGACCTCGGCGAATGGCTGCGTGCGACCGAGGTGCCGTCGTCGACTCGCCTCGTCACGCCCGCGCCGCGCGAGAGCGGCGACGAACAGGCGGACTTCGACGCCGCGCTGCACGCGTTCACGGCCGGGATCGCGCGGTCGGTCGACGTGGGGGACCGCGAGAGTCATTACGACCTGGGCGTCGCGTTCCGCGAGATGGGGCTGCTCAGCGACGCCGTGCGCGAGTTTCAACGCGCGCTCGGTGCGCCCGGCAGCGGACTGCGCGAGCGCGAGGCGTTGGCGCAGTGCTTCTTAGACCTCGGCCGTCCGGAGTTGGCGCTCGTAACGCTCGAGGTCGCGGCGTCGGCCGCGCTCGCGTCCGGCACTGCGAGCGAGACCCTCGTCGGCGTGCATTACGTCCTCGCCGAAGCGGCTCGTGCGGTCCGGCGTACGGACGACGCGCGCACGTGGTACGCGCGGGTGCTCGCCGCCGATTACACGTTCCGCGACGCGGCCCGCCAGCTCGCGGCGCTGCCGCCGCCCCGCGCGTCCGCGAGCCCATGACGCCGAGTGCGACCACGCCGAGCCGCCCGTCGCGCGCCCCGGTCGTGACGTTGCAGGACGTGCAGGCCCCCGTCCGCATGTCCCTCGACCGCGTCGTCGACGAGCTCGGCCGCATTCTCGCGAGCGACGACATGTTCGCCGCCGAGGTGACGGCCCACCTGGCGGCGATGCGCGGAAAACTCTTCCGCCCGACGTTGCTCTTATTGGCGAGCGCGACCGGCGGCCGGCCCGAAGCGCGGGCTGTCTCGGTCGCGGCGGCGCTCGAAGTCCTGCACCTCGCGAGCCTCGTCCACGACGACGCCGTCGACCATTCGGTCATGCGTCGCGGGATGCCGACAATCAACGCGCTCTTCAGTCACCAGACGGCGGTACTGACGGGCGACTTGCTGTACGCGCGTTCGCTCGCCGAACTCGTGCGGCTCGGCGACTGGGACGTGGCGCAGGTGTTCGCCGAGGCATCGACGCGCATGACGGTGGGCGAGCTCCGTCAGTTGGCGCTCGCCGATGCACTCGCATTCAGCGAGACCGACTACGACCAACTCATCCGCGCGAAGACGGCGTCGCTGTTTCGCGCGGCATGCGAGCTCGGCGCGCTGTGCGGCGCGGCCACGTTCCGCGCGCCGCTTTCGCGTTACGGCGAGCGTCTGGGCATGTTGTTCCAGGTCATCGACGACGTGCTCGATTACACCGAGGTGCAGGAGGTCACGGGGAAGCCGAGCGGGCTGGACCTGCGCGAGCACAAGGTGACGCTTCCGCTCATCGCGGTACTGCCCACGTTGAGTCGCGCGGAGCGTCGGCGCGTGGACGAGCTGTTCGCGTCCGCCGACCCGGACGACGCACTCGTCGCCGAGGTCGTCGCCCTCGTCGCGTCCTACGGCGGCCTCGAATACGCGCGCCGGCGCGTCGAGCACCTCGCCGCGGAAGCGGACGACGCGCTATCGAGGTTACCCGACACGCCGGCGCGCACCGCGCTCCGCGACGCGATCGCGTACGCGCAGGACCGGCGCTCTTGAGCGCCCGGCGCCGTTAGCCCGCGTCACCCGTCCATGTCGCCGCGCACATCGTCCCGGCCGCCGCGTTTCTACGTAATCGTTCTCGCCACGGGCTTCATCGTCGGCGGACTGCTCACCCAGGTCGCCCGGGGCTTCATGCCCCCGGGCGCGGTGAAGCAGTTTTTGACGACCGGGGTGACGCCGTCCGTGGGCCCGCTACCGATCGACCTCGTTATCTTGCGCTTCGCCGTCGGGCCCGTCGCGCTCGACGTCTCGCTGCTGAGCCTCGTCGGCGTGCTGCTCGCGTACCTGATCGCGCGGTCGTTGTTCTGACCGCGGCGTGGCCGCGGGCCGGCGGGGCCTGATCACCGGCGGAGGAACATGTTAGGCAACTTGGGGCTCGGCGAGATCCTCATTATTCTCGTGCTGATCCTCGTCCTGTTCGGGCCGCAGAAGATTCCGGAGCTGGCGGGGACGGTCGGGCGTTACATCAACCAGTTCCGGCGTCAGATGGAGGAGGCCCAGCGCGCGGTGATCGACCCGATCCGCTCGGACCTCAACCTGCCGCCTGCCGCGCCGCCGCCCTACGGCACGCCGCCCGCGGACGCGCCCCACGCGCCGCCGCCGCCGCCGCCGCAGTACGGGTATGCGCCGCCCCTGACCGACGAGGAAGAGCGCGCGCGTCAGCCGAAGCGGTTGCTCGACTGACGCGGCGCCGGTTCGGCTAGCTCGTCGCCTGACGCCGTTGGGCGGCCTGCACCTCGGCGCGGCGGTCGTCGATCTTCGCCGTCGCCCGGAGGTCGGAGAGGAACTCGCGGACGCGCGCCTGCCGGAGTGCCTGCGCGACCTGCGCGCGCTGCGCGGCCTTCTGCGCCTGCCACGCGCCCTTGTCGGCCGCCACGCGCCGGTCGACGCGGAGCACGTAGACGCCGTCGCGCGAGACCACGGGCGCGGTGAGTGAGCCCTGGGGCACGCCGAACGCGGCGCCCACTGCCTCGGTGTACTGCCCGAGCCCCGGGACGAGCATGCCGCGCGTGAACGGGCCCGCGTGCTGCACCGGGAGCTGCTGCGCGGCGGCGGCCTGCTCGAGCGACGAGCCCGCCGCGGCCTGCTCCAGCTGGCGCGCGCGCGGGACCAGCGCCTGCAGCTTTTTCTCCGTCACGAGACGCTGGCGGATCTCGCCGCGGACCTCCGCGAGCGGTTGCGGACCCCCCGGCGTGAGCGAGTCCAACCGCGCCAGGTAATACGCGGCCGGTGCGTCGAACAGCTCGCTCGTCTCTCCCGTGCGGACGCCGCCGAAGGCCCACGCACTCACGCTCGGCACGGTACGTCCCGCGATCGTGAGCGGCTGGTTCTCGAACACCAATACCCGACTCGGAGTCAAGCCGAACCGGCGCGCGGCAGCGTCGAACTTGCGCGGATCGTCGCTCGACGCGGCCGCCGCCGCGAGCGCGTCGGCCTGCCGATCGACGCGCGCCGCGCTCGAGTCGCTCTGCGCGATCGGGACGAGGACGTGTCGCAGCGAGAGCGTGTCGCCTTTCCGTTCGTCGACGCGAATGATGTGATAACCGAACTGGGTCGCGACCGGCTCAGAAACCTCTCCCGGCCGGAGCGCGTACGCCGCCCGTTCGAACTCCGGGACGAAGCGGCCGCGTCCGCCGCGGCCGAGTGCGCCGCCCTGCGCCGCCGAACCGGAGTCGGCGCTCTCGCGCTTCGCGACGTCCTCGAACTTCGCGCCGCCGACGATCTCGGCGCGGATGCGGACGGCGCGATCACGCGCCGCGGCGCTGTCGGCCGGGGTGATCGTCCGCGGCAGCGTCAAGAGGGCGACAACCGCCCGGCCCGGGCGTTCGAACGTCTTCCGGTGCGCGTCGTAGTACGCCTGGACGTCCGCGTCGCTCACGGACACCGCGTTGTCCGGCACGAGGTCGGGGCGAAACACGACGTACGACACCTGCGCCGAGTCGTGCTCGTCCTGGTAGAGCTGCCAGAGCCGCGCGTCGGACGGGTAGACGCCGCTCGCGACCTGGTCGAACAGCTTCTCGCGCGGGAGCGCGTTGCGGTAGTATGCCTCGAGTTGCTGCAGCAACCCGCTGTTCCGGGTCGACGGACTGCTCAGGAAGCGGCGGTACTTCTCGGGGTCGAACTGGCCGTTGGTCTGCAGTTCGGGGCTGTCGCGCAGCTCGGGTGGCGGCTGCGTCTGCGCGGCCGCGCGGATCTCGTCGTCGGTGACGCCGATGTGGCGGCGCGCGATCTCCTGCCCGACCAGCCGATCCCCGACGATCTGATCGAACGTCCCCTGGTCGAGTTCGCGCCGCTCGTCAAGCGTGAGCGGACGCCCGAGCCGCTGGCTTTCCTGCTGCGCGCGTCCGTCCGCCGCGCGGATGTACTCCGTGGCGAGCACCTCGTCGCCGTTCACCTTCGCGACCGCAGTGTTCGGCGTGAGGCGGGCCTCCCGGCCGAGGAGTCCGGAGGTTTGGCCGAAGAGGAACACGGCGACGAAGGCGGCGGCCATGATGACGACGAAGTACTTGCCGCTGCTT
This is a stretch of genomic DNA from Gemmatimonadetes bacterium T265. It encodes these proteins:
- a CDS encoding radical SAM protein, whose translation is MLSARFKPHHVPLFLAKYAYLKARRRPVLVHFEVTERCNARCGFCDYWKTPADARAHELASFVDAARAFNPMLVTWTGGEPLLRRDLESLVAGVSAAVRLKYVTLITHGGLLTVERARSLWNAGVHQFNISLDYLDERHDRARGIPGLSAKILSTVPALRAAGIDNVRFNTVIKDDNLGEILPIVRTAEALGCGVNLSVYTDAKNGNRAHLVPHDRYEAVDALAVELLAFKRRRRGVITNSDHYLEQLPRYVRGEMTEPCRSGRDTIHINPTGHVRRCPDFPADGHWSTYRGYEPIACNACYYACRGEAQAPLRLSRIADVMGTTARPV
- a CDS encoding polyprenyl synthetase produces the protein MTPSATTPSRPSRAPVVTLQDVQAPVRMSLDRVVDELGRILASDDMFAAEVTAHLAAMRGKLFRPTLLLLASATGGRPEARAVSVAAALEVLHLASLVHDDAVDHSVMRRGMPTINALFSHQTAVLTGDLLYARSLAELVRLGDWDVAQVFAEASTRMTVGELRQLALADALAFSETDYDQLIRAKTASLFRAACELGALCGAATFRAPLSRYGERLGMLFQVIDDVLDYTEVQEVTGKPSGLDLREHKVTLPLIAVLPTLSRAERRRVDELFASADPDDALVAEVVALVASYGGLEYARRRVEHLAAEADDALSRLPDTPARTALRDAIAYAQDRRS